Proteins from one bacterium genomic window:
- a CDS encoding Crp/Fnr family transcriptional regulator, with protein sequence MTSSFNLKRIPLFSELSESELERIYPLLKRRRYKKGYAVIKEGDRGDVIYLIEKGQVKVTRQSLEGREKILDILSDGSFFGELSVLDEMPRSATVETMGEVSILTLHKNDFLRILEEIPPIAVKIIRVLSRRLRAADSQIEDLTFKSSREKIESMFIKLRDVHGVQDHRGVRLAVALTHQELADMAGCSRETVCRYVKELKDSGCLAVDSDKRYVFLKSSGGEAVTRNP encoded by the coding sequence ATGACGTCCTCGTTCAATCTGAAGCGGATTCCCCTGTTCAGCGAGCTGTCGGAGTCTGAGTTGGAGCGGATTTACCCGCTCCTCAAGCGTCGCCGGTACAAAAAGGGTTACGCCGTTATCAAGGAGGGCGACCGGGGCGACGTCATCTACCTCATCGAGAAGGGGCAAGTCAAGGTCACCCGCCAGAGCCTGGAGGGGAGGGAGAAAATCCTCGACATCCTCTCCGACGGGTCATTCTTCGGTGAGCTCAGTGTCCTGGACGAAATGCCGCGCAGCGCCACCGTGGAGACGATGGGCGAAGTCTCCATCCTCACCCTGCACAAGAACGACTTTCTTCGGATTCTGGAAGAGATACCGCCGATAGCGGTCAAGATTATCCGCGTTCTCTCCCGACGCCTGCGGGCGGCCGATTCTCAGATCGAAGACCTCACGTTCAAATCCAGCCGGGAGAAAATCGAGTCCATGTTCATCAAGCTGCGCGACGTCCACGGGGTTCAGGACCACCGCGGCGTTCGCCTCGCCGTGGCCCTCACCCACCAGGAGCTGGCGGACATGGCCGGGTGCAGCCGGGAGACCGTTTGTCGGTACGTAAAGGAGCTCAAGGACTCCGGCTGCCTCGCCGTGGACTCGGACAAGCGCTACGTTTTCTTGAAATCCTCAGGCGGCGAAGCCGTAACCCGTAACCCGTAA
- a CDS encoding GNAT family N-acetyltransferase produces the protein MTERRLETADYYRLVSLWTAAGLEHKPRGRDSRSAFERQLTQGMVAFFGLFRDGELLGSVLASHDGRKGWINRLAVAPAERRKGLARRLIGAAEEWLASRGLEIYACLVEGRNEGSRDAFAACGYEPYPGVIYLTKRVRPEV, from the coding sequence ATGACGGAGAGGAGGCTCGAGACGGCCGATTACTACCGCCTCGTCTCCCTGTGGACCGCGGCCGGACTCGAGCACAAGCCCCGCGGACGTGACTCGCGTTCCGCCTTCGAGCGGCAGCTCACACAGGGCATGGTCGCCTTTTTCGGTCTGTTCCGGGACGGGGAACTCCTGGGGAGCGTTCTGGCCAGCCACGACGGGCGGAAGGGATGGATAAACCGGCTGGCCGTGGCCCCGGCCGAAAGGCGCAAGGGGCTGGCGCGCAGGCTCATCGGGGCGGCCGAGGAATGGCTCGCCTCGCGGGGGCTCGAAATTTACGCCTGCCTCGTCGAGGGCCGGAACGAGGGGTCCCGGGATGCCTTCGCCGCGTGCGGCTACGAGCCATACCCCGGGGTGATCTACCTGACGAAGAGGGTGCGCCCGGA